Proteins encoded by one window of Myxococcus guangdongensis:
- a CDS encoding chemotaxis protein CheA, with protein sequence MKGPPPGMGAEWQQVLAVFSEEAEELLSSMEETLIALEARPDDEHLRALFRLAHNLKGSGSSLGFQSLTDYVHGAEDLIQALLDQRLAVGEPWVSLLLGAVDHLRELTRAALAGVDQLGPTHQAQLARLLEGGATGKSKDASPPPTVVVPFEDAPPRSEARAMPRGRSLRMDVERLDRIVTLAAELSIARGRMTQFLMEAEASGASWDEALTQQREMDPLFQELQDEVMRVRMVPVGPLFRQHLRTVRDLARAQGKLALLELEGEDVTLDTAVLEALRDPLLHLLRNALDHGIEAPAERQAAGKEACGRLRLRAVHEAGGVVVELSDDGRGIQRERVRERARERGLVANPERLRDEEVDRLIFEPGFSTARAVTELSGRGVGMDVVRRDVEAMRGTVAVRTREGHGTTMTLRLPLTLAVIQGFAMGVGDQVYVVPIELVQECLELPASQRTGDEAGMLALRGQPLPYLRLRSVFGVGGTAPGRENVVVLRHPDGIVGLAVDHLQGEGQRVIRPLGRLFQDAPGISGSTILGDGRVGLILDTSALVRRAIRRAAESPESLFLESALTPGADPRASFSRASPET encoded by the coding sequence ATGAAGGGACCCCCTCCAGGCATGGGGGCGGAGTGGCAGCAGGTGCTGGCCGTCTTCTCCGAGGAAGCGGAGGAGCTGCTCTCCTCGATGGAGGAGACCCTCATCGCGCTGGAGGCCCGCCCGGACGACGAGCACCTGCGAGCGCTCTTCCGACTGGCCCACAACCTCAAGGGCAGTGGCAGCTCGCTCGGCTTCCAATCGCTGACGGACTACGTCCACGGGGCCGAGGACCTCATCCAGGCCCTGCTCGACCAACGCCTCGCGGTGGGCGAGCCCTGGGTCTCCTTGTTGCTCGGCGCGGTGGACCACCTGCGGGAGCTGACGCGGGCCGCGCTCGCGGGCGTGGACCAGCTGGGGCCCACGCACCAGGCCCAGCTGGCCCGCCTGCTCGAGGGTGGGGCCACCGGCAAGTCGAAGGACGCGAGCCCTCCGCCCACGGTGGTCGTCCCGTTCGAGGACGCCCCGCCGCGGAGCGAGGCCCGCGCGATGCCCCGGGGCCGTTCGCTGCGCATGGACGTGGAGCGGTTGGACCGCATCGTCACGCTCGCCGCGGAGCTGTCCATCGCGCGGGGGCGCATGACGCAGTTCCTGATGGAGGCGGAGGCCTCTGGCGCCAGCTGGGACGAAGCCCTCACCCAGCAGCGGGAGATGGACCCGCTCTTCCAGGAGCTCCAGGACGAGGTGATGCGCGTGCGCATGGTCCCCGTCGGGCCGCTGTTCCGGCAGCACCTGCGCACCGTCCGCGACCTGGCCCGGGCGCAGGGGAAGCTGGCCCTGCTGGAGTTGGAGGGCGAGGACGTCACGTTGGACACGGCGGTGCTGGAGGCCCTGAGAGACCCCTTGCTCCACCTGCTGCGCAACGCCCTGGACCACGGCATCGAGGCACCGGCCGAGCGGCAGGCGGCGGGCAAGGAGGCGTGTGGTCGGCTGCGCCTGCGGGCCGTCCACGAGGCGGGGGGCGTCGTGGTGGAGCTGTCCGATGATGGCCGGGGCATCCAGCGCGAGCGCGTCCGGGAGCGCGCCCGCGAGCGGGGCCTGGTGGCGAACCCGGAGCGGCTGCGGGACGAAGAGGTCGACCGGCTCATCTTCGAGCCTGGGTTCTCCACCGCGAGGGCGGTGACGGAGCTGTCGGGCCGCGGCGTGGGGATGGACGTGGTCCGCCGCGACGTGGAGGCCATGCGCGGCACGGTGGCCGTGCGGACCCGGGAGGGCCACGGCACCACGATGACGCTCCGGTTGCCGCTCACGCTCGCCGTCATCCAGGGGTTCGCCATGGGCGTGGGTGACCAGGTCTACGTGGTCCCCATCGAGCTGGTGCAGGAGTGCCTGGAGCTCCCCGCTTCCCAACGCACGGGCGACGAGGCCGGCATGCTGGCGCTGCGCGGACAGCCCTTGCCCTACCTGCGCCTGCGCAGCGTCTTCGGCGTGGGCGGCACGGCGCCGGGCCGGGAGAACGTCGTCGTGCTGCGACACCCGGACGGCATCGTCGGGCTGGCGGTGGACCATCTCCAGGGCGAGGGGCAGCGTGTCATCCGGCCCCTGGGGCGGCTGTTCCAGGATGCGCCCGGCATCTCCGGGTCGACCATCCTGGGAGATGGCCGGGTGGGCCTCATCCTGGACACCTCCGCGCTGGTGCGCCGGGCCATCCGCCGCGCCGCCGAGTCCCCTGAATCCCTCTTCCTCGAGAGCGCGCTCACGCCGGGCGCCGACCCTCGCGCCTCTTTCTCCCGCGCTTCTCCGGAGACCTGA
- a CDS encoding methyl-accepting chemotaxis protein, producing MFDNLSITRKLLLAFTTLVVILIGVVLATYSTLSRTAAADVGSKQSTEVLMTVRTLEGDLSDLETGQRGFLITGDDRFLDSYTAARISLAQNLNHIRELTLASSRQQERLQEVRDLAQQWQGQYLESTIARRREVVAGKADLSAIFEEVKGARGKEMADRMRSLLTEVASEESALQTRRAEDVARLVELLYDTLIFGGALGVMLAGALSFILTRSIVRPLTEAVQVTEQVTGGDLTASISVRGKDETGQMMTGMREMIHRLSGVISEVRGAAGSLSSASTQVAAASQSLSQGTSTQAASVEETTASLEQLNLTISQNAENSRQMEQMAVKGARDAEESGRAVKETVDAMNAIAERISIIEEIAYQTNLLALNAAVEAARAGEHGRGFSVVATEVRKLAERSQKSAKEIGALASASVRVAERSGQLLAELVPGIRRTAELVQQVTTVSKEQAIGVSQMNRAMVQVDQVTQRNASAAEELSSTAEEMATQAESLLQMMTFFRLADGSGYGGRGLSLPKPPTQRPPSSPARSLFAAAQGPMPASPAPGSNQDFQRF from the coding sequence GTGTTCGACAACCTGAGCATCACCCGCAAATTGTTGCTGGCCTTCACGACCCTGGTGGTCATCCTCATCGGCGTCGTGCTGGCGACGTACTCGACGCTCAGCCGCACCGCGGCGGCGGACGTCGGGAGCAAGCAGAGCACCGAGGTGCTCATGACGGTGCGGACGCTGGAGGGGGACCTCTCCGACCTGGAGACGGGCCAGCGCGGCTTCCTCATCACGGGCGACGACCGCTTCCTGGACTCCTACACCGCGGCGCGCATCAGCCTCGCCCAGAACCTCAATCACATCCGGGAGCTGACCCTGGCCAGCTCCCGACAGCAGGAGCGGCTGCAGGAGGTCCGGGACCTGGCCCAGCAGTGGCAGGGCCAGTACCTCGAGTCCACCATCGCGCGTCGTCGCGAGGTCGTCGCGGGCAAGGCGGACCTGAGCGCCATCTTCGAGGAGGTGAAGGGCGCGCGTGGCAAGGAGATGGCGGACCGGATGCGCTCGCTGCTCACCGAGGTGGCCTCCGAGGAGTCCGCGCTGCAGACGCGGCGCGCGGAGGACGTCGCGCGGCTCGTGGAGCTCCTGTACGACACCCTCATCTTCGGCGGCGCGCTGGGCGTGATGCTCGCGGGCGCGCTGTCCTTCATCCTGACGCGGAGCATCGTCCGCCCGCTGACCGAGGCGGTGCAGGTGACCGAGCAGGTGACGGGCGGTGATTTGACGGCGAGCATCTCCGTTCGCGGCAAGGACGAGACGGGGCAGATGATGACGGGCATGCGGGAGATGATTCACCGCCTGTCGGGAGTCATCAGCGAGGTGCGCGGCGCGGCGGGCTCGCTGTCCTCCGCGTCCACCCAGGTGGCGGCCGCCTCTCAGAGCCTGTCCCAGGGGACCAGCACCCAGGCGGCCTCGGTGGAGGAGACCACCGCGAGCCTGGAGCAGCTCAACCTCACCATCAGCCAGAACGCGGAGAACAGCCGGCAGATGGAGCAGATGGCGGTCAAGGGCGCGCGTGACGCGGAGGAGAGCGGGCGCGCGGTGAAGGAGACGGTGGACGCGATGAACGCCATCGCGGAGCGCATCTCCATCATCGAGGAGATTGCCTACCAGACGAACCTGCTCGCGCTGAACGCCGCGGTGGAGGCGGCGCGCGCGGGTGAGCATGGCCGGGGCTTCTCGGTGGTGGCCACGGAGGTGCGCAAGCTGGCCGAGCGCAGCCAGAAGTCCGCGAAGGAGATTGGCGCGCTGGCCAGCGCCAGCGTCCGGGTCGCCGAGCGCAGCGGGCAGTTGCTGGCGGAGCTGGTGCCGGGCATCCGCCGCACGGCGGAGCTGGTGCAGCAGGTGACGACGGTGTCGAAGGAGCAGGCCATCGGCGTGTCGCAGATGAACCGCGCGATGGTGCAGGTGGACCAGGTCACCCAGCGCAACGCGTCCGCGGCGGAGGAGCTGTCCTCCACGGCCGAGGAGATGGCGACGCAGGCCGAGTCGCTCTTGCAGATGATGACGTTCTTCCGCCTCGCGGATGGCTCGGGGTATGGGGGGCGTGGGCTGTCGCTGCCGAAGCCGCCCACGCAGCGTCCGCCCTCGTCCCCGGCGAGGTCGCTGTTCGCGGCGGCGCAGGGCCCGATGCCCGCGTCACCGGCGCCGGGTTCGAACCAGGACTTCCAGCGGTTCTAG
- a CDS encoding YjzC family protein, which translates to MATVGERFKTGTTCPVWGNYIFDGYTDNTTTPAPTSEERVIQLNVGATFPPVRSTNKGAYWKLARIL; encoded by the coding sequence ATGGCGACCGTGGGAGAGCGATTCAAGACAGGAACGACGTGCCCCGTCTGGGGCAACTACATCTTCGATGGATATACGGACAACACGACCACGCCAGCGCCGACCAGCGAGGAGCGCGTCATCCAGCTCAACGTGGGCGCGACGTTCCCGCCCGTCAGGTCCACCAACAAGGGGGCGTACTGGAAGCTCGCGCGAATCCTGTAG
- a CDS encoding CheR family methyltransferase, giving the protein MRLPATADAMSDFTRLLAPPPVLTARELALFQALVEREAGIHLSQSKDALVANRLSRRLRELGLTSFGAYYAYVTERGHEAEKVRMLDSLCTHETAFFREPQHFELLRERVFPDWIAQANAGRRARSIRVWSAACSTGEEPYSLAMCLLEAFPRGSGWSLEVLATDLSTWALERTQEGLWGLERAATIPPPLLRAYMLKGVRTQEGMMKAGPELRALMRYARVNLNAPGEWPPGPFDLIFCRNVLIYFGAEARGRVIGGMLQRLAPTGYFFLGHAESLIGVDVDVRSVSANVYTPRLGATPRY; this is encoded by the coding sequence ATGAGGCTCCCGGCAACGGCTGACGCGATGAGCGACTTCACGCGGCTGCTCGCCCCGCCCCCGGTGTTGACCGCGCGGGAGCTCGCCCTGTTCCAGGCGTTGGTGGAGCGAGAGGCGGGCATCCACCTGTCGCAGTCCAAGGATGCGCTGGTGGCGAACCGGCTCTCGCGTCGGCTCCGGGAGCTGGGGCTGACGTCGTTCGGCGCGTATTACGCGTACGTCACCGAGCGGGGGCACGAGGCCGAGAAGGTGCGGATGCTGGACAGCCTCTGCACCCATGAGACGGCGTTCTTCCGCGAGCCTCAGCACTTCGAGCTGCTGCGCGAGCGCGTCTTCCCCGACTGGATTGCGCAGGCGAACGCGGGGCGTCGGGCCCGGAGCATCCGGGTCTGGAGCGCGGCGTGCTCCACGGGGGAGGAGCCGTATTCGCTCGCGATGTGCTTGTTGGAGGCGTTCCCGCGAGGCTCGGGGTGGAGCCTGGAGGTCCTGGCGACGGACCTGTCCACGTGGGCGTTGGAGCGGACGCAGGAGGGGTTGTGGGGGCTGGAGCGGGCGGCCACGATTCCTCCGCCGTTGCTGCGGGCGTACATGCTCAAGGGCGTGCGGACACAGGAAGGCATGATGAAGGCGGGGCCGGAGCTGCGGGCGCTGATGCGCTACGCGCGCGTCAACCTGAACGCGCCCGGCGAGTGGCCTCCGGGGCCGTTCGACCTCATCTTCTGTCGCAACGTGCTCATCTACTTCGGCGCGGAGGCGCGGGGCCGGGTGATTGGCGGGATGCTTCAGCGGCTCGCGCCCACGGGGTATTTTTTCCTGGGGCACGCGGAAAGCCTGATTGGCGTCGACGTGGATGTCCGCTCTGTGAGCGCGAACGTGTACACGCCTCGTCTCGGGGCGACGCCGCGGTATTGA
- a CDS encoding chemotaxis protein CheW, producing MSDSIEKSGRSNFLSFMLAGEEYGVGILRVREIIEHRPITRVPGMPAAVQGVINLRGSVVPVVDLAVKFGLPPRPITRWTCFVIVEVSLDGRQSAMGLLADSVSEVLELGPEDIEQPPAFGTRVRLDFLLGLGRHEDTFILLLDLDRLLSVAELLSLETASAEPTAGAETLDTPVPVVVEPIPDEAPGNG from the coding sequence ATGAGCGACTCCATCGAGAAGTCCGGCCGGTCCAACTTCCTGAGCTTCATGCTCGCGGGGGAGGAGTACGGCGTCGGCATCCTGCGGGTGAGGGAGATCATCGAGCACCGCCCCATCACCCGGGTGCCGGGCATGCCCGCGGCGGTGCAGGGGGTCATCAACCTGCGAGGCAGCGTGGTGCCGGTGGTGGACCTGGCGGTGAAGTTTGGTCTGCCGCCGAGGCCCATCACCCGGTGGACGTGCTTCGTCATCGTCGAGGTGTCGCTCGACGGGCGGCAGAGCGCCATGGGCCTGCTGGCGGACTCGGTGAGCGAGGTCCTGGAGTTGGGGCCGGAGGACATCGAGCAGCCGCCGGCGTTCGGCACGCGCGTGCGCCTGGACTTCCTCCTGGGCCTGGGGCGACACGAGGACACGTTCATCCTGTTGTTGGACCTGGACCGGCTGTTGTCGGTGGCGGAGCTGCTCAGCCTGGAGACGGCCTCCGCGGAGCCCACCGCCGGGGCCGAGACGCTGGACACGCCCGTCCCCGTCGTCGTCGAGCCCATTCCGGATGAGGCTCCCGGCAACGGCTGA
- a CDS encoding LVIVD repeat-containing protein, whose amino-acid sequence MTRTLRTLGLLLSTLCLTSLTGCDDDTPSTPDAGRDAGIDSGSDSGQDAGGDAGPQEVPDAGGDAGPYVWDGTYVPLEETGDIDDQGLLATCKYDPRNVPAAICNELDRADLFDLSQCDVTTLGALPAEGIYQVELRGERALADGGTRIIPSGAGFQLRGDGGTSTLYDTPLLKLDMEADRFVLQGQQTRTQLVMNLTGCETKAPNILTGCFAYCTRGRFSFGGTFEAHRVALQGAEPQSSGGLELLSERRVPTGHAVDVHVAKGHAYVVSLPVGEQQGGLAVFDVSNPRSPVQTAAISLPGDNFWNSAWAKGDALYIASSASGFIVYDISQPAEPLFVRSVATGGAGGAHTVLVEGNFLYAMDPISGTFIYELTHPFDPVLRAVIPGGPHDAFVYEGRLYLSDSFDGYAIHDLSNLEDIRELGRFPRPDGFAHHNAVGTFGGKTIAFEGGEFNASHVRALDVSDPANIVKIGAFKMRRVTSMHNLILRGNLLYIAWYHEGLRVVDVSNPTQMRQVAHYHVFRETDPLRGDNIFEGLFGIRLPGDGHVYTAESSRGLMIFNEL is encoded by the coding sequence GTGACACGCACCCTCCGCACCCTAGGGCTCCTTCTCTCCACGTTGTGTCTCACCTCGCTGACGGGCTGCGACGACGACACCCCCTCCACGCCCGACGCGGGCCGGGACGCGGGCATCGATTCGGGCTCCGACTCGGGACAGGACGCGGGCGGCGACGCGGGTCCCCAGGAGGTCCCCGACGCGGGCGGCGACGCGGGCCCCTATGTCTGGGACGGCACCTACGTGCCGCTGGAGGAGACGGGCGATATCGACGACCAGGGCCTGCTGGCCACCTGCAAGTACGACCCGAGGAACGTCCCCGCCGCCATCTGCAATGAGCTGGACCGCGCCGACCTCTTCGATTTGTCGCAATGTGACGTGACGACCCTCGGCGCGCTGCCCGCGGAGGGCATCTATCAGGTCGAGCTGCGGGGGGAGCGCGCGCTGGCGGATGGAGGCACCCGCATCATCCCGTCCGGGGCCGGCTTCCAGCTGCGGGGCGATGGCGGCACGAGCACCCTGTATGACACGCCCCTGCTCAAGCTCGACATGGAGGCAGACCGCTTCGTCCTGCAGGGCCAGCAGACCCGGACCCAGCTCGTCATGAACCTGACGGGCTGCGAGACGAAGGCGCCCAACATCCTCACCGGCTGCTTCGCGTATTGCACCCGCGGCAGGTTCTCCTTCGGCGGCACCTTCGAGGCCCACCGCGTGGCGCTCCAGGGCGCCGAGCCCCAGTCCTCGGGCGGGCTCGAGCTGTTGTCCGAGCGCCGCGTCCCCACGGGCCACGCCGTGGACGTCCACGTCGCCAAGGGACACGCGTACGTCGTCTCCCTCCCCGTCGGGGAGCAGCAGGGCGGGCTCGCCGTGTTCGACGTGAGCAACCCGCGCAGCCCGGTGCAGACCGCCGCCATCAGCCTGCCCGGGGACAACTTCTGGAACAGCGCGTGGGCCAAGGGCGACGCGCTCTACATCGCGAGCAGCGCCTCCGGCTTCATCGTCTACGACATCTCCCAGCCCGCCGAGCCGCTCTTCGTGCGCAGCGTGGCCACGGGGGGCGCGGGAGGCGCGCACACGGTGCTGGTGGAGGGCAACTTCCTGTACGCCATGGACCCCATCTCCGGCACCTTCATCTACGAGCTGACCCACCCCTTCGACCCGGTGCTGCGCGCCGTCATCCCGGGTGGGCCGCATGACGCCTTCGTCTACGAGGGGCGCCTGTACCTGAGCGACTCCTTCGACGGCTACGCCATCCACGACCTGTCCAACCTGGAGGACATCCGCGAGCTGGGCCGCTTCCCCCGGCCGGATGGCTTCGCGCACCACAACGCGGTGGGCACCTTCGGCGGGAAGACCATCGCGTTCGAGGGCGGCGAGTTCAACGCCTCCCACGTGCGCGCGCTCGACGTCAGCGACCCGGCGAACATCGTGAAGATTGGCGCCTTCAAGATGCGGCGGGTCACCTCCATGCACAACCTCATCCTGCGCGGCAACCTGCTCTACATCGCGTGGTACCACGAGGGCCTGCGCGTGGTGGACGTCTCCAATCCCACCCAGATGCGCCAGGTGGCGCACTACCACGTGTTCCGCGAGACGGACCCGCTCCGGGGTGACAACATCTTCGAGGGCCTCTTCGGCATCCGGCTGCCAGGCGACGGCCACGTCTACACCGCCGAGTCCTCCCGAGGGCTGATGATCTTCAACGAGCTGTGA
- a CDS encoding DUF2306 domain-containing protein: protein MTRKARWFVFGFLCVAVGLYPISYFLAGSTFGIRGSKDEALLMDLVWNAAFYVHIAMGGLALAVGWTQFVARLRLRYPRAHRSLGKIYVGAVFLSGLAAVYIGFFATGGFIAASGFVSLGVIWLATTAWAWWLIRNRRVEEHRLMMTYSFAACFAAVTLRLWMPVLVHSLGDFVTAYRIVAWLCWVPNLGVAYLMSRRQLPMRELVAS from the coding sequence ATGACACGCAAGGCACGCTGGTTCGTCTTCGGCTTCCTTTGCGTGGCGGTGGGGCTGTATCCCATCAGCTACTTCCTCGCGGGCTCGACCTTCGGGATTCGCGGCTCGAAGGACGAGGCGTTGCTGATGGACCTCGTCTGGAATGCGGCCTTCTATGTGCACATCGCGATGGGCGGGCTCGCGCTGGCGGTGGGCTGGACGCAGTTCGTCGCGAGGTTGCGGCTCCGGTATCCGCGGGCGCACCGAAGCCTCGGGAAGATCTATGTCGGGGCGGTCTTCCTGAGCGGGCTCGCGGCCGTGTACATCGGCTTCTTCGCCACGGGAGGCTTCATCGCCGCGTCGGGCTTCGTCAGCCTGGGTGTCATCTGGCTCGCGACGACGGCCTGGGCCTGGTGGCTCATCAGGAACCGGCGGGTCGAGGAGCACCGGCTCATGATGACCTACAGCTTCGCTGCGTGCTTCGCGGCGGTCACGCTGAGGTTGTGGATGCCCGTGCTGGTCCACTCGCTGGGCGACTTCGTCACGGCCTACCGAATCGTCGCGTGGCTCTGCTGGGTCCCCAACCTCGGCGTGGCCTACCTCATGTCACGCAGGCAGCTCCCGATGCGTGAACTCGTGGCTTCGTGA